The Montipora foliosa isolate CH-2021 chromosome 14, ASM3666993v2, whole genome shotgun sequence genome window below encodes:
- the LOC137984890 gene encoding uncharacterized protein → MSVTKDEVSDLIRANNNQLMASFKELLKDTAGQIKRANETSTEQQMKEIKKLKFQEPHKFKRKANEDQFKFNLKLAETFDSAKSAAEKSNLKKVKSDLEEGEKLLVERQKHILLADKSEYGWSTVEEYKQHDLADDSEDEKRIHSAERRARAATFSRKKKKSSAMAATKTSSLLSRSVSSSSSQSQPLSFQPAATNSGFPSRRPNIGTCFACGKAGHWRACCPAMTTQSISSTSK, encoded by the coding sequence atgtcggttaccaaagaCGAAGTGTCCGACCTAATTAGAGCCAACAACAATCAGTTAATGGCCTCCTTTAAGGAGCTGCTCAAGGACACTGCAGGTCAGATTAAGCGTGCCAACGAGACTTCGACAGAACAGCAAATGAAAGAGATCAAGAAACTGAAATTTCAAGAGCCGCAtaagtttaaaagaaaagccaACGAGGACCAGTTCAAGTTCAATCTCAAGCTTGCGGAAACCTTCGACAGCGCCAAGTCTGCCGCTGAGAAGTCCAACCTTAAGAAAGTCAAGTCTGACCTCGAAGAAGGTGAGAAATTGCTCGTCGAACGGCAGAAGCATATTCTTCTCGCCGACAAGTCTGAATACGGTTGGAGTACGGTCGAAGAATACAAACAACACGATCTAGCAGATGATTCAGAGGACGAAAAACGCATCCACAGTGCTGAGAGACGTGCCCGTGCAGCCACGTTTTCTCGAAAGAAGAAGAAGTCTTCAGCAATGGCTGCGACTAAAACATCTTCTCTGCTCAGCAGGTCGGTTTCGTCTTCAAGTTCCCAATCACAACCTCTGTCCTTCCAGCCAGCCGCGACCAATTCCGGTTTCCCGTCTCGTCGTCCTAACATTGGCACATGCTTCGCTTGTGGAAAGGCCGGCCATTGGCGTGCCTGCTGCCCCGCGATGACAACACAGTCCATCTCTTCAACTTCAAAGTGA